CGATACTGTATACGCCGATTTGTACATGCTCAAGGACAAAAAGACGGTCTCGGAATCCTCATATGGCAGACATCTCGGAATAACTGACGATgagtttgataaaatgaTTGAAGAATGGGCGGAAGATAAGCAGAACACACTCTACACTCAAAAGAAGAGACAAACGTATGACAACGCACAAGATCAAATCAAGGGAGAATTGGCCAAACTTGCTGATGCCATGAAATCTAAGGCACTATGGTACCGGGATGTCTTGGTAAAGGACAACAAGGCCCTTTCAAAATACACTGGAGAACAAGAGAAACAGCTCGACACTGTTACACATGTAACTAGGGATGTCACCAAATTTTCAAGGTAAACAATATTCACTCTCATCAACCTTATCCAGAGCTTCAAGTTTGTCCATAAGGCAAATGATCATGATGGTAATTTCAATGTTTGCGCTCACAGTCCTGATGCTcattatctttatcatcacctAGCCTCAATGGATAAATACTAGGAAGAAAGTACTATCGCAGATGCAACGTGTATACGTTTTGCCCCAAGAATACATGTTGCTTGATCAAAGGCGCGTGAAATGCGCTATAGTTCACATGGTAAAAGACAATTTGGCCTCCGTCGTGGACCCATGCGACTGGGCACCCCATGTGTAAACGAACAACAGTCGAAATATAGATGATGGAACGACTTACATTGATAgtcttgtttataaatgtttgtaCCGCGTTATGTAATCAAGATAGACCAGTAGTCCTGGATATCTCCAAAGATTCCAATCCAGGTATCGCAGTAAGCCGAAAAACACTACCCAGTGGAGTCAAGGTCGTGGCGTTTGAATCTCAAGAAGATAAACCTATAAGAAAAGTGATAAGTAGTACACTCTTAGTTTGGGGGAGCTTCAGCAATGTCAATAGCTGCCAAAGCGTTTGTGTATATCTcgaggaagaagagacaAGAGCTCTAGAACTCACATTTAAAGACACTCAGGGCGTAAAACaaaatgaaaagtttgTGTATGTCAATAACGGTTGGTTGAAAGTAACGGATGATATGTTTACAAGTGTAATCAATGAAATAAAAGTACCTTCCAGAAAACAAGGTGACGATAAAGATGCAGGAACATTTGCCAGATGGGCATCACTCGTGATCTTCCCGGCAACTCTTGCCATTTACCTTTATATGCAGTAAAGATTGGAATTCCAATCTTGGATTTGCCTAAGTAATGCAGTTTTTTATTATCTTGTGGTATATATAGTAATGTTTTCATTGAATAAACCGAGGGAGGTCATGAGGAGATCCTACgcattcttcctccacacaCTTTTACTATCATTCATGGATGCAATGAAGTCATTCTCTACTAGTGTCAATAACATACCTAAGACGTATGGATGTGtatggtagaaattagGGTCTCCACAGACAACCGTCTGGATTATTTCGACGGTACTATaaattactgcattaatgacAAGTGTTTATACAACTTTTGTGTGATGTGTTTAGCTAGAAGCCTTCCTATTTGattaaaattacaaaaagtTCTCGTACAGTGTTTAAACAGAATAGTATGATATTCTCCTTCCGGAGAGTAAATCCCAGTAGGTCATGTATCTTCCTCCCTATGCTCTTCACCAGCAGGTGCAGAAGAGTCCTTCATTGAGCGAAGCTTACGTTCGAAGTATCTCTtgtccacattcttccatgctccatcaactttctcaaaacaaaaggtcTCATCTCCGGCACCCCTTGTATAGACACTAAGAAGAGAAGAGTGTCCTTCCCTGGAGAAGAGATAGGCACCTGTGCATCCTTCTTGAGTGTCTGTAGCAGTCCAAAGCGTATCTCCGTTATCCACCACTGATACTATAGAAGATCCATCCTTGGGGACAAAAGCTCTATGATTCACTCCATGAATCCGATCACCAGCtagagagaataaagaagagtCCGGAGAAGAGATGTCCAGAGTGGTTCCTTCTAGTCCTTTAACGGTTTCTTTAGGTACAACATTACGGAGTTTCTTCTGAGTAACTTGTAATGGTCTCTCTCCAAGTTGAACCTCTGAGGGAACCTGTGAAAGTTTAGCCCCGCCTTTCATCTCTGGAAAGTATTCATTTAACCACTCTCTCAACAATGGTACCAAAATAGGGACAGTCTGAGATGCGGGCAGATGATGTCCACAACCAATTAACTCTACTAGTTTTGTAACTTTGCTTTCCTTGAGTTTCTCGTTAACCATCTTCTTTTGACCCTTTATATCACAGTGGTTATCATTGCTGATATGGACAAATAATGTTGGTAAATCTTTGGGATAAAACTTGGTTCTTTTGTCATCCATAACCTTTCTGCATGCACTAAAAGGAGACGTTGCTGTATTTCTAGTGAATGTATTACTATAGTAGAGCATATCAGTATGGTAATCTGCGAATCTCTCAAAATTGAGAGCAATGTCATACGGATATTGAAAGTAGGCCTTTTTCTCAGGCTGACAGCACGCATCAAGTTCTAATATTGGTCTTGCTACcttcttgtaccatttATCCAAGTATGAATCAACATTTAACATTCCAGAGGTGACAATGAGACCGTCTACAAATTTAGCCTTTGGATTCTTAATCTCCTTGTAAAACTCTTCTATAGCTCTTACTACCACGTTTCCACCCATGGAATGGCCAAGGAGAAGGATCTTTCTGCCTGCCTCATGGCTATTGAAGACTACCTTTTCATCCCACTTTTCACTAGGATCCTCAAATTTACCCCTCCTCATTATGCTTACAAACTGAATAAGATCATAAATACAGTCCATGAACTTCTCAACGTGGCATCTTCTTTCAGTCTTGGATTCGGAAAAGCCATGTGATTGGTGGTCATAACCATAGACATTATACCCAAGTCTATTAAGGGCCTCTATGAATGTGCCCTTATACTGAGACCTGCGAACAATGTCCAGCTGGTCAATTCCTTCTAGGGTCTTGTACTCAAAGTAAGATCTATAGCGTTCTGCATTAGACACCTTCTTGACAGTCACTGGATCATCAAAAATACTGCAATATGGGAATATCTCGAAACCATATTGTTCATAACTCCAGTCCATGtcaaatgtacaaaaatCAACCGTAAATGATCCACTAACACCATGGACAAGAATAATGTCTCCCTTGGCATTTTCTACTTTGGAGGCAGAACTTGTAAGTCTGAGGCCTTGCCTATTATTAAAACTACTCATTACAATTTTACCGTCACCCTTGTGGGTGTACATTGGATCATCTCTGCCGGCTAAAATGTCCTCATATTTATCCTTACTTATAGTCACCCACTTTCCACCAAGTTTGCTATAATAgataattttattttccttCTTGGTATTCGTGGTAAATAGAGCACCAAGTGAAATCTTTGGTCCTCTTTCATTAAATCTCAAATGGATGGAGAATCGGTCGTCCGAAGACTCCCAAATAATCTCCTGGCTGTCAACAACCTTGTTAATTCTAAATCCTGGAAGAACATGGTAGCTGTTCATTATTACAATGTCAACTTGGTATTTgtcaatgaagaagagttgaTCGTCT
This region of Theileria equi strain WA chromosome 1, complete sequence genomic DNA includes:
- a CDS encoding hypothetical protein (encoded by transcript BEWA_033780A) — its product is MYNSRAALLDLLNLVSAIELRIMSKNINFSDPVETTNLERCFETVDEILTNCDTTEAVSRIKERINVARETVQILKSTRTFKDTDTVYADLYMLKDKKTVSESSYGRHLGITDDEFDKMIEEWAEDKQNTLYTQKKRQTYDNAQDQIKGELAKLADAMKSKALWYRDVLVKDNKALSKYTGEQEKQLDTVTHVTRDVTKFSRASSLSIRQMIMMVISMFALTVLMLIIFIIT
- a CDS encoding uncharacterized protein (encoded by transcript BEWA_033790A) — encoded protein: MMERLTLIVLFINVCTALCNQDRPVVLDISKDSNPGIAVSRKTLPSGVKVVAFESQEDKPIRKVISSTLLVWGSFSNVNSCQSVCVYLEEEETRALELTFKDTQGVKQNEKFVYVNNGWLKVTDDMFTSVINEIKVPSRKQGDDKDAGTFARWASLVIFPATLAIYLYMQ
- a CDS encoding hypothetical protein (encoded by transcript BEWA_033800A) — protein: MVRTFVLALIFLFCGKLRANETGPPEFAGRATGATLDIAAPDYCTIQVYKHRIHHVKTPSYTAKSDCFIDKVVEGDTTICECSPKGAFIKVTHCFIKDLLDLIHVYTIDLNGTKNAQYFYKGGNQWISIEEEEFYDHFNALSITKHEFNDKILDISKASSDLELYVNESPKSPFAVYGTRSTCRVKEIKTKNRGGTTIWKRENDEWCTKLTFYPREGDHKLLWIVTKDPYENENILYYSKMSGSWKSVDKNGYLEDLSKAGFDRSTFDDRVTLDISNVDDQLFFIDKYQVDIVIMNSYHVLPGFRINKVVDSQEIIWESSDDRFSIHLRFNERGPKISLGALFTTNTKKENKIIYYSKLGGKWVTISKDKYEDILAGRDDPMYTHKGDGKIVMSSFNNRQGLRLTSSASKVENAKGDIILVHGVSGSFTVDFCTFDMDWSYEQYGFEIFPYCSIFDDPVTVKKVSNAERYRSYFEYKTLEGIDQLDIVRRSQYKGTFIEALNRLGYNVYGYDHQSHGFSESKTERRCHVEKFMDCIYDLIQFVSIMRRGKFEDPSEKWDEKVVFNSHEAGRKILLLGHSMGGNVVVRAIEEFYKEIKNPKAKFVDGLIVTSGMLNVDSYLDKWYKKVARPILELDACCQPEKKAYFQYPYDIALNFERFADYHTDMLYYSNTFTRNTATSPFSACRKVMDDKRTKFYPKDLPTLFVHISNDNHCDIKGQKKMVNEKLKESKVTKLVELIGCGHHLPASQTVPILVPLLREWLNEYFPEMKGGAKLSQVPSEVQLGERPLQVTQKKLRNVVPKETVKGLEGTTLDISSPDSSLFSLAGDRIHGVNHRAFVPKDGSSIVSVVDNGDTLWTATDTQEGCTGAYLFSREGHSSLLSVYTRGAGDETFCFEKVDGAWKNVDKRYFERKLRSMKDSSAPAGEEHREEDT